A part of Haemorhous mexicanus isolate bHaeMex1 chromosome 25, bHaeMex1.pri, whole genome shotgun sequence genomic DNA contains:
- the PACSIN1 gene encoding protein kinase C and casein kinase substrate in neurons protein 1 — MSGSYDESASAAEETTDSFWEVGNYKRTVKRIDDGHRLCNDLMNCVHERAKIEKSYAQQLTDWSKRWRQLIEKGPQYGSLEKAWAAIMTEADKVSELHQDVKNSLLNDDFEKVKNWQKDAYHKQIMGGFKEAKEAEDGFRKAQKPWAKKLKELETAKKAYHLACKEEKLAMTREANSKADQSNTPEQQKKLQDKVEKCKQDVQKTQEKYEKVLDELNKCTPQYIESMEQVFEQCQQFEEKRLNFLKEMLLDIKRHLNLAESSSYANVYRELEQTIRMSDAQEDLRWFRSTSGPGMPMNWPQFEEWNPDLTHTITRKEKQKKGEGVALTNASSAGDTGAQAGERGSVSSHDRGQTYSAEWSDDEGSNSFNTSEANGGANPFDEESAGKGVRVRALYDYDGQEQDELSFKAGDELTKLGEEDEQGWCKGRLDNGQLGLYPANYVEAI; from the exons ATGTCGGGTTCCTATGACGAGTCGGCATCGGCCGCCGAGGAGACAACCGACAGCTTCTGGGAG GTGGGGAACTACAAGCGCACGGTGAAGCGGATCGACGATGGACACCGGCTCTGCAACGACCTCATGAACTGCGTGCACGAGCGGGCCAAGATCGAGAAGTCCTACGCCCAGCAGCTCACCGACTGGTCCAAGCGGTGGAGGCAGCTCATCGAGAAAG GTCCCCAGTAtggcagcctggagaaggcGTGGGCCGCGATCATGACGGAGGCAGACAAGGTGAGCGAGCTGCACCAGGACGTGAAGAACAGCCTCCTGAACGATGACTTCGAGAAGGTCAAGAACTGGCAGAAGGACGCCTACCACAAGCAGATCATGGGGGGCTTCAAGGAGGCCAAGGAGGCTGAGGATGGCTTCCGGAAAGCCCAGAAGCCCTGGGCCAAGAAACTCAAGGAG CTGGAGACAGCCAAGAAAGCCTATCACCTCGCATGCAAGGAGGAGAAGCTGGCCATGACCCGCGAAGCCAACAGCAAGGCGGATCAGTCCAACactcctgagcagcagaagaagctCCAGGACAAAGTGGAAAAGTGCAAGCAAGACGTGCAAAAG ACTCAGGAGAAGTATGAGAAGGTGCTGGACGAGCTGAACAAGTGCACCCCGCAGTACATCGAGAGCATGGAGCAGGTCTtcgagcagtgccagcagttcGAGGAGAAGAGGCTCAACTTCCTCAAGGAAATGCTCCTGGACATCAAGAGGCACCTGAACCTGGCCGAGAGCAGCAG CTACGCCAACGTGTACCGGGAGCTGGAGCAGACCATCCGCATGTCGGACGCGCAGGAGGACCTCCGGTGGTTCCGCAGCACCAGCGGCCCCGGGATGCCCATGAACTGGCCCCAGTTTGAG GAGTGGAACCCGGACCTGACGCACACGATAACGCggaaggagaagcagaagaAGGGCGAGGGGGTGGCCCTGACCAACGCCAGCAGCGCGGGCGACACGGGGGCTCAGGCGGGCGAGCGCGGGAG tgTGAGCAGCCACGACCGCGGGCAGACCTACAGCGCCGAGTGGTCTGATGATGAGGGCAGCAACTCCTTCAACACCAGCGAGGCCAACGGCGGCGCCAACCCCTTCGATGAGGAGTCGGCGGGGAAGGGCGTGAGGGTGCGGGCTCTGTACGACTACGAcgggcaggagcaggatgagctCAGCTTCAAAGCAG GTGATGAACTAACCAAACTCGGTGAGGAAGACGAGCAGGGGTGGTGCAAAGGGCGCTTGGACAAcgggcagctggggctgtacCCCGCCAACTACGTGGAGGCAATCTAA